A genomic stretch from Theobroma cacao cultivar B97-61/B2 chromosome 4, Criollo_cocoa_genome_V2, whole genome shotgun sequence includes:
- the LOC18601565 gene encoding transmembrane emp24 domain-containing protein p24delta9, translating to MSRLTQGIVLIILGLMLETDIGESMRFELESGNTKCISEDIKPNAMSVGKYSIVNPNEGYPLPDSHRLTLRVTSPYGNNNHYGDRVDSGTFAFTAVEGGDYTACFWATDHKPPVTITIDFDWKTGVAAKDWSKVAKKGQVETMKLELKKLYDTVTSIHEEMFYLREREEEMQQLNRETNSKMATLSFFSLVVCLSVAGLQIWHLKAFFERKKLL from the exons ATGTCTAGATTAACTCAGGGTATAGTTCTCATAATCCTAGGATTAATGTTGGAAACAGACATTGGGGAATCAATGAGATTTGAGTTGGAATCAGGGAACACAAAGTGCATTTCAGAAGACATCAAGCCGAATGCAATGAGTGTTGGTAAATACAGCATTGTCAATCCAAACGAAGGTTACCCTTTGCCTGATTCCCACCGACTCACTCTCAGG GTGACTTCACCTTATGGGAACAATAATCACTATGGAGATCGTGTGGATTCAGGGACTTTTGCGTTTACTGCAGTTGAGGGTGGTGATTACACTGCTTGTTTTTGGGCTACTGACCACAAGCCTCCTGTAACGATTACAATTGATTTTGATTGGAAAACTGGTGTTGCTGCTAAGGATTGGTCCAAGGTTGCCAAGAAAGGGCAGGTTGAA ACAATGAAACTTGAGTTGAAGAAATTGTACGACACTGTCACGTCTATTCATGAAGAGATGTTTTATCTTCGTGAGAG GGAGGAAGAAATGCAACAGCTTAATAGAGAAACAAATTCCAAAATGGCTACTCTTAGTTTCTTTTCGCTTGTTGTTTGCTTGTCTGTGGCTGGGTTGCAGATATGGCATCTAAAGGCATTTTTTGAGAGGAAGAAGCTCCTGTAG
- the LOC18601567 gene encoding pectinesterase 31, whose product MAARVITVSQDGSGDYRTAQEAIDAVPLCNTRRTIIRLSPGIYKQPVYVPKTKNLITLAGLGPELTVLTWNNTATKIEHHQASRVIGTGTFGCGSVIVEGEDFIAENITFENSAPEGSGQAVAIRVTADRCAFYNCRFLGWQDTLYLHYGKQYLKDCYIEGSVDFIFGNSTALLEHCHIHCKSAGFITAQSRKSSQESTGYVFLRCVITGNGGSSYSYLGRPWGPFGRVVFAYTYMDQCIRHVGWNNWGKPENERSACFYEYRCYGPGCCQSKRATWARELLDEEAEQFLMHGFIDPDPNRPWLAQRMALRIPYSA is encoded by the exons atGGCGGCAAGGGTGATAACAGTGTCCCAAGACGGCAGTGGAGACTACCGAACAGCACAGGAAGCCATAGACGCGGTTCCACTCTGCAACACCCGTCGAACTATCATTCGACTGTCACCTGGTATTTACAAGCAGCCCGTTTATGTTCCCAAGACCAAGAACCTCATCACCTTGGCTGGTCTCGGACCTGAGCTCACTGTTCTTACCTGGAACAATACCGCTACTAAAATTGAACATCACCAG GCTTCGAGGGTGATTGGGACGGGGACGTTTGGCTGTGGGAGTGTGATTGTGGAAGGAGAGGATTTTATTGCTGAGAATATCACTTTTGAAAACTCCGCTCCTGAG GGTTCGGGCCAAGCTGTGGCAATCAGAGTAACGGCAGATCGATGTGCATTCTATAATTGCAGATTTCTGGGATGGCAG GATACTCTCTACTTGCATTATGGAAAACAGTACTTAAAAGATTGCTATATTGAAGGAAGTGTGGACTTCATTTTTGGAAATAGTACTGCTCTCTTAGAGCATTGCCATATCCACTGCAAGTCAGCTGGTTTCATAACTGCACAGAGCAGGAAATCTTCTCAGGAATCAACTGGTTACGTGTTTTTGAG ATGTGTCATAACTGGCAATGGAGGGTCTTCATATTCATATCTTGGGCGCCCATGGGGACCCTTTGGAAGGGTGGTCTTTGCATACACTTACATGGATCAATGTATCAGGCATGTAGGTTGGAATAACTGGGGAAAACCTGAAAATGAGAGAAGTGCTTGCTTTTATGAGTACAG ATGTTATGGGCCTGGCTGTTGTCAATCAAAACGCGCAACTTGGGCAAGGGAACTGCTGGATGAAGAAGCAGAACAGTTCCTCATGCACGGATTCATCGACCCTGATCCAAACAGACCTTGGCTTGCTCAAAGAATGGCCCTGAGAATACCATATTCTGCTTAG
- the LOC18601566 gene encoding uncharacterized protein At5g39570: MPYYSRQGEDDVHDFDEYDPTPYGGGYDLALTYGRPLEPSDETCYPSSTPSDGDFDYACPHFSSSCEPCAYADEALQIEYSSYARAKPRPGPGPAYGGGPGGYGAQHEPDYGSGYGRKPDYQQSESGYGRRPDFERPGSEFESGYGRRPEFKQPPPEFGSGYGQRPEYEQPPPPEFGSGYGRRPEFEQPPPPEFESGYGRRPEYGEHGSEYGTGHGRKPEYGEYGSEYGRKPGYGESESEYGSGYGRKAEYEGGGSEYETGYGRRHEGEQGSRYGERTETGYGSGYGRKESYGGEEYGGERSEYERKPSYGRSEEEEGEYRKPSYGYGGEEGYGRKKHGDDNSDDDEEKKHHRYKHHHHRHHDDDE, encoded by the exons ATGCCGTACTACTCAAGGCAAGGCGAAGATGACGTCCACGACTTCGACGAGTACGATCCGACGCCATACGGTGGCGGATACGACCTCGCCTTAACCTACGGACGTCCGTTGGAACCGTCCGATGAGACTTGCTACCCTTCATCGACACCGTCTGATGGAGACTTTGATTACGCTTGTCCCCATTTCTCTTCCAGCTGCGAGCCCTGTGCTTACGCCGACGAAGCTCTCCAAATTGAGTACAGCAGCTATGCCCGAGCCAAGCCCCGACCAGGACCTGGACCCGCTTATGGTGGTGGCCCTGGTGGCTATGGGGCTCAACATGAGCCTGATTATGGATCTGGGTACGGAAGGAAGCCTGACTATCAGCAATCCGAATCGGGTTATGGACGGAGGCCGGATTTTGAACGACCCGGATCCGAATTTGAATCTGGATATGGGCGAAGACCAGAGTTCAAGCAGCCTCCGCCGGAGTTTGGATCTGGGTATGGCCAGAGGCCCGAATACGAGCAGCCACCTCCGCCGGAATTTGGATCCGGGTATGGACGAAGGCCCGAATTTGAGCAACCTCCACCGCCTGAATTTGAATCTGGGTATGGCCGGAGACCCGAGTATGGGGAACATGGATCCGAGTACGGAACTGGGCATGGCAGGAAACCCGAGTATGGAGAATACGGATCCGAATATGGGAGGAAACCCGGGTACGGTGAGTCTGAATCTGAATACGGGTCCGGGTATGGCCGGAAGGCAGAGTATGAGGGAGGTGGATCCGAATATGAGACTGGATATGGACGGAGGCATGAGGGCGAGCAAGGATCGCGTTATGGAGAGAGGACGGAGACAGGATATGGGTCCGGCTATGGGAGGAAGGAGAGCTATGGTGGGGAGGAGTATGGAGGAGAGAGGAGCGAGTATGAGAGGAAACCAAGTTATGGGAGATCGGAGGAAGAGGAAGGGGAGTATAGGAAGCCGAGTTATGGTTATGGTGGTGAAGAAGGTTATGGCCGCAAGAAACAT GGGGATGACAActctgatgatgatgaggagAAGAAGCATCACCGCTATAAGCACCACCACCACAGGCaccatgatgatgatgagtaA